One Kitasatospora sp. NBC_01287 DNA window includes the following coding sequences:
- a CDS encoding sigma-70 family RNA polymerase sigma factor, with amino-acid sequence MTSQQAEPDACERERLVALHGHLVEREAARYRTWHIERADLRQAGILGLLIAASRFDPERAVPFGAYAHTWVRKEIQRAISRQEFPAVLPADLVGRTVALRRALDENADSLNLAAAALGISPATVAALHRQLRTTGPEDDEELPAPGYVLTDPAHTAVAQDFISTVRTALARIDSREAEALILRYGLDDRPERSFREIGRHLGVSDHTAKKLVERAQDELRRLIT; translated from the coding sequence GTGACCAGTCAGCAGGCCGAGCCGGACGCCTGCGAACGGGAACGCCTCGTGGCGTTGCACGGCCACCTCGTCGAGCGAGAGGCCGCCCGCTACCGCACCTGGCACATCGAACGGGCCGACCTGCGACAGGCCGGCATCCTCGGGCTGCTCATCGCCGCGAGCCGCTTCGATCCCGAGCGCGCCGTGCCCTTCGGGGCGTACGCGCACACCTGGGTACGCAAGGAGATCCAGCGCGCCATCTCCCGACAGGAGTTCCCCGCTGTCCTACCCGCCGACCTCGTCGGCCGCACCGTCGCCCTGCGCCGCGCCCTGGACGAGAACGCCGACAGCCTGAACCTGGCAGCTGCCGCACTGGGTATCTCACCGGCGACCGTCGCGGCGCTACACCGGCAACTTCGCACCACCGGCCCTGAAGACGACGAAGAACTGCCGGCACCTGGCTACGTCCTGACCGATCCCGCGCACACTGCTGTCGCACAGGACTTCATCAGCACGGTCCGTACCGCTCTGGCCCGCATCGACTCGCGCGAGGCCGAGGCGCTGATCCTGCGCTACGGACTGGATGACCGCCCAGAACGGTCCTTCCGTGAGATCGGCCGTCACCTCGGTGTCTCCGACCACACCGCCAAGAAGCTCGTCGAACGCGCCCAGGACGAACTGCGTCGCCTCATCACCTGA
- a CDS encoding 1-phosphofructokinase family hexose kinase — protein MAPILTLTVNPTVDICYEVDRLAKIGKTRARVRYVAAGGGGINVARGLSRLGGRATAVHTAGREVGRRLNRLLDEEGVDHLAIGIAGETREAFVLFETGTRRSYHIVPPGPRLDDGEGGRLVEALGRAAGRHEYVVASGSLPSGLPDAFYAVVARRVKEAGARLVLDTSGRALRESLREGAFLRRCNNHEAAGLAGRPVRTFDDARAVNEYLLAAGATEVAITTLGELGALCSTRHGHTELRAPPLPGEVLSDAGAGDAMVAALTLRLAAGDDPVEACALGVAVAAAAVLTPDTEPFDREVAESLCPAVRLRRQAGS, from the coding sequence ACATCTGCTACGAGGTCGACCGTCTGGCGAAAATCGGCAAGACCCGCGCCCGAGTCAGGTACGTGGCCGCCGGAGGTGGAGGGATCAACGTCGCGCGGGGCCTGTCGCGTCTGGGAGGACGGGCGACGGCCGTCCACACCGCCGGCCGGGAGGTCGGCCGGCGCCTGAACCGGCTACTGGACGAGGAAGGGGTCGACCACCTCGCCATCGGGATCGCGGGTGAGACCCGCGAAGCGTTCGTGCTGTTCGAGACCGGGACACGCCGCAGCTACCACATCGTGCCGCCGGGCCCGCGACTGGACGACGGCGAGGGAGGACGTCTTGTGGAGGCGCTGGGCCGAGCAGCCGGGAGGCACGAGTACGTCGTGGCCAGCGGCAGTCTGCCCAGCGGCCTGCCCGACGCCTTCTACGCGGTTGTCGCCCGCCGGGTAAAGGAGGCCGGGGCCCGGCTCGTGCTGGACACCTCGGGGCGAGCCCTGCGTGAGTCCCTGCGTGAGGGCGCCTTTCTGCGAAGGTGCAACAATCACGAGGCCGCCGGCCTCGCCGGCCGGCCCGTCCGGACCTTCGACGACGCCCGTGCCGTCAACGAGTACCTACTCGCCGCGGGAGCGACCGAGGTCGCCATCACCACCCTCGGCGAACTGGGCGCACTCTGTTCGACCAGGCATGGCCACACCGAGTTGCGGGCTCCGCCGTTGCCCGGGGAGGTGCTCAGCGACGCAGGGGCCGGAGACGCCATGGTGGCCGCACTCACCCTTCGGCTGGCCGCGGGCGACGATCCGGTCGAGGCCTGTGCCCTCGGGGTGGCCGTGGCCGCCGCGGCAGTGCTCACCCCGGACACCGAACCGTTCGATCGAGAGGTGGCCGAGTCCCTCTGTCCCGCGGTGCGGCTAAGGCGGCAAGCCGGCTCATGA
- a CDS encoding universal stress protein: MSAEESAGSRIVVGVDGSASSKQALRWAVDQARRTGAVVDAVACWAYPPLYGWGMTGLDPELPDATGKMLTQTVAEVVGDDPPVEVRESVVLGNAAEVLLERAQGAELLVVGSRGHGGFSGALLGSVGQHCVQHAHCPVVVIRHAEN, encoded by the coding sequence ATGAGTGCAGAAGAGTCGGCGGGGAGTCGGATCGTGGTCGGAGTGGACGGTTCGGCGTCCTCGAAGCAGGCCCTGCGGTGGGCGGTCGATCAAGCCCGGCGGACCGGCGCCGTCGTGGACGCGGTCGCCTGCTGGGCCTACCCGCCCTTGTACGGGTGGGGGATGACCGGACTGGATCCCGAACTCCCCGACGCTACCGGGAAGATGCTCACCCAGACAGTGGCCGAGGTGGTCGGCGACGACCCGCCGGTGGAGGTCCGTGAGAGCGTCGTGCTCGGCAATGCCGCCGAGGTACTGCTGGAGAGGGCGCAGGGTGCCGAGCTGCTGGTGGTCGGCAGCCGGGGCCACGGCGGCTTCTCCGGCGCCCTGCTGGGCTCGGTGGGCCAGCACTGCGTGCAGCACGCCCACTGCCCGGTCGTCGTGATCCGACACGCCGAGAACTGA